The proteins below come from a single Zea mays cultivar B73 chromosome 8, Zm-B73-REFERENCE-NAM-5.0, whole genome shotgun sequence genomic window:
- the LOC100276764 gene encoding Protein RETICULATA-RELATED 3, chloroplastic has translation MASTAFAAAKYFPAHLDSSPRIAPRRAAPTASLSFSPLSASPSSLLRLRTPCPSGPGGRLPPPPPPPPRSYGGGGGSGGDAANSGGGRRGGGILGLFLAGWAARVAADPQFPFKVLMEELVGVTACVLGDMASRPNFGLNELDFVFSTLVVGSILNFVLMYLLAPTAAASSAASALPSHMFEPGAFSLGSRVATLVSKGATFAVVGFAAGLAGTALSNGLMAMRKRMDPAFETPNKPPPTLLNAATWALHMAGSSNLRYQTLNGVEYMLGKVAPAPVFKASVVVLRCLNNVLGGVSFVLLARLTGAQKSDKPATVAEEKDRLIAVGNAAADAIGEARDGEEGK, from the coding sequence ATGGCCTCCACGGCGTTCGCCGCCGCCAAGTACTTCCCCGCGCACCTCGACTCCTCCCCGCGCATCGCGCCCCGCCGCGCCGCGCCCACCGCGAGCCTCTCCTTCTCCCCGCTCTCCGCCAGCCCGTCGTCCCTGCTCCGCCTCCGGACCCCCTGCCCGTCCGGCCCGGGGGGCAggctgcctccgccgccgccgccgccgccgcgatcgtacggcggcggcggcggatctGGTGGCGACGCCGCGAACtccggcggcggccgccgcggcGGGGGCATCCTCGGGCTCTTCCTCGCCGGGTGGGCCGCCCGCGTCGCCGCGGACCCGCAGTTCCCTTTCAAGGTGCTCATGGAGGAGCTCGTCGGCGTCACCGCATGCGTGCTGGGCGACATGGCCTCCCGCCCCAACTTCGGCCTCAACGAGCTGGACTTCGTCTTCTCCACCCTCGTCGTCGGCTCCATCCTCAACTTCGTCCTCATGTACCTCCTCGCCCCCACCGCCGCCGCGTCGTCCGCCGCCTCCGCGCTCCCCAGCCACATGTTCGAGCCCGGCGCCTTCTCGCTCGGCTCCCGCGTCGCCACGCTCGTGTCCAAGGGCGCCACCTTCGCGGTGGTCGGCTTCGCAGCCGGGCTCGCGGGAACCGCGCTCTCCAACGGCCTTATGGCGATGCGGAAGCGCATGGACCCGGCGTTCGAGACGCCCAACAAGCCGCCGCCCACGCTGCTCAACGCGGCCACCTGGGCGCTCCACATGGCCGGCAGCAGCAACCTGCGGTACCAGACGCTGAATGGGGTCGAGTACATGCTCGGCAAGGTCGCACCGGCGCCGGTGTTCAAGGCGTCCGTCGTTGTTCTCCGCTGCTTGAACAACGTGCTTGGTGGGGTGTCCTTCGTGCTGCTTGCTAGGTTGACTGGGGCGCAAAAATCAGATAAGCCGGCGACGGTCGCGGAAGAGAAGGATAGGTTGATAGCTGTGGGCAATGCTGCAGCAGATGCCATCGGTGAGGCGAGAGATGGAGAGGAGGGTAAGTAA